In Desulfomonile tiedjei DSM 6799, a genomic segment contains:
- a CDS encoding 3'-5' exonuclease, with product MKLWPWTRVPKHPILQENASCFSQFDQTSAIETYDFVAFDTELTGLNPKRDEIVSIGAVRIKDLRIVLGESFFSYVRPTGNLPKSSTLIHGISPQQIEDAPGIGEVLPEFVAFCGKALLIGHYVGIDMAFLNKALRKHLGGTMSNPCVDSMKLAEVFQDHRSRSNVEITGLGKSYNLAVLAREYGLPLFTQHDALEDALQTAYLFLFLVKNLKEAGYLRLRDFYTAGKLGPHHF from the coding sequence GTGAAATTGTGGCCCTGGACACGAGTTCCCAAGCACCCGATTCTGCAGGAAAACGCGTCCTGTTTTTCACAATTCGATCAGACCTCCGCCATAGAGACATACGATTTTGTGGCATTTGACACCGAGCTGACAGGACTAAATCCGAAACGGGATGAGATTGTCTCAATAGGAGCGGTCCGAATAAAGGACCTGCGGATCGTTCTGGGTGAGAGTTTTTTTTCGTACGTTCGACCGACCGGAAACCTGCCCAAGAGCAGCACGCTCATCCATGGAATATCTCCTCAGCAAATAGAAGATGCGCCCGGAATCGGGGAAGTGCTGCCGGAATTCGTCGCATTTTGCGGTAAGGCTCTCCTGATAGGGCATTATGTGGGTATTGATATGGCCTTTCTCAACAAAGCGCTCCGAAAGCACCTCGGAGGCACAATGAGCAATCCCTGTGTCGATTCCATGAAATTGGCCGAAGTGTTTCAGGACCACCGATCCAGATCGAATGTCGAAATCACCGGTCTCGGCAAATCGTACAATCTTGCGGTCCTTGCCCGTGAATACGGCCTGCCGCTGTTCACTCAACACGATGCGCTGGAAGATGCGCTCCAGACAGCTTATCTCTTCCTGTTTCTGGTTAAGAACTTAAAAGAGGCAGGCTATCTACGACTCAGAGATTTTTACACAGCCGGAAAGCTTGGGCCGCACCACTTCTGA
- a CDS encoding DUF294 nucleotidyltransferase-like domain-containing protein: MNRRLLSYSVTPAVVFEVLRNTLPFSELENRTLEDVARKWIIDFFPRGTLILREGVTDVMHLHLIQKGAVKTYLTGSRPGTILKDYSCEGETFGAASILRGRKADFNVETLEDTFCFLLPKDDLLHLVRKYPRFERFYLDPISEDLMSSAYAELRDEHMHPGRRKSVHLFSYQVRDIVKNQPQVVPCSTTIQDAALRMTRMGIGSLLVGDDSYRVTGIVTDTDMRSKVVAEALDGNATLESIMVSPVLTIPAQATCFEALLTMMQEQVDHLAVEHLQEIIGMVTTHDMMVFQGVSPTYLLRETVAPKSIEGLCTLSRRIPNLVRALLEQGAKASEITPMITVLNDRILSGILDLLQQEIGPPPVPFCWITLGSNGRKEQILKADQDNALMYGDPANDRERRTAEAYFETLSRLTVDRLLDCGYPRCKSGLMASNPSWRKPVSVWRNYFNNWICTPDPQEVSLAVTFFDFRPDAGTVSLGQELRKQVVSWAERQTVFMMHMAGECLLNWPPLSFFRHFVVEKDGLQRNRLDVKTRGLAPFVNFARLLALRQGIPETNTIRRLQLLMDRGCFSEELHVDIREAYEFLMQLLLVRQLEMVESGMVPENFIDPGELSELERKMLKEVFSVINRMLVHVKQQFPIAV, from the coding sequence GTGAATAGAAGACTCCTATCCTATTCTGTAACGCCTGCCGTTGTTTTCGAGGTCTTGCGAAACACGCTTCCTTTCAGTGAGCTGGAAAATCGTACTCTCGAAGATGTCGCGCGCAAATGGATTATTGACTTTTTTCCTCGGGGGACTCTTATTTTGCGCGAAGGCGTAACGGATGTCATGCACCTCCATTTGATCCAAAAGGGAGCAGTGAAGACTTATCTGACAGGATCGCGTCCAGGTACGATTCTCAAGGATTACAGTTGCGAAGGAGAAACATTTGGAGCGGCATCCATACTTCGCGGCAGGAAAGCGGATTTCAATGTCGAGACGTTGGAGGATACGTTTTGCTTTCTCCTGCCCAAGGATGATCTGCTTCATCTCGTGAGGAAATATCCCCGATTTGAGCGCTTCTATTTGGATCCTATCTCTGAAGACCTCATGTCTTCCGCATACGCCGAATTACGTGACGAACATATGCATCCCGGGCGCCGGAAGTCTGTGCATCTTTTCAGTTATCAAGTGCGCGATATTGTCAAGAATCAGCCCCAAGTAGTGCCTTGTTCCACAACGATTCAGGACGCTGCATTGCGTATGACCCGCATGGGAATCGGGTCCTTGCTGGTTGGAGACGACTCTTACAGGGTAACGGGCATTGTCACGGATACAGATATGCGAAGCAAGGTGGTGGCTGAAGCTCTGGACGGTAATGCCACTCTTGAGTCCATTATGGTTTCGCCCGTACTTACCATCCCGGCTCAGGCAACGTGCTTCGAAGCACTATTGACGATGATGCAGGAGCAAGTAGATCACCTGGCGGTGGAGCACTTGCAAGAGATTATCGGCATGGTGACGACCCACGACATGATGGTTTTTCAGGGTGTTTCACCGACGTATCTTCTCAGGGAAACAGTGGCCCCCAAGAGTATCGAGGGACTTTGCACTCTTTCGCGGAGAATCCCGAATCTTGTGCGCGCTCTACTCGAGCAAGGGGCAAAAGCCAGCGAAATCACTCCTATGATCACGGTTCTCAATGACAGGATTTTGAGCGGTATCCTGGACCTCTTACAGCAGGAAATAGGCCCGCCGCCAGTCCCGTTTTGCTGGATAACGCTGGGTAGTAACGGGCGCAAAGAGCAAATTCTGAAAGCCGACCAGGACAACGCTCTCATGTACGGAGATCCGGCAAACGATCGGGAGCGCCGAACCGCCGAAGCCTACTTTGAGACTCTGTCTCGCTTGACGGTGGATCGCCTGCTCGATTGCGGTTATCCTCGATGTAAGAGTGGTCTCATGGCCTCAAATCCTTCCTGGCGAAAGCCGGTATCCGTGTGGAGGAACTACTTTAATAACTGGATTTGTACCCCGGATCCCCAGGAGGTCTCTCTTGCCGTAACATTTTTCGATTTTCGCCCTGATGCCGGAACAGTGTCTCTTGGGCAGGAATTGCGGAAGCAGGTCGTCTCCTGGGCAGAACGTCAAACCGTATTCATGATGCACATGGCGGGCGAGTGTCTCTTGAACTGGCCTCCACTCTCTTTTTTCAGACACTTTGTCGTAGAAAAAGACGGGCTGCAGCGCAATCGTCTGGATGTGAAGACCAGGGGATTGGCACCTTTTGTCAATTTCGCCCGATTACTCGCTTTGCGGCAGGGCATCCCGGAAACCAATACGATTCGGCGGTTGCAGCTACTTATGGATAGAGGCTGCTTTTCAGAAGAGTTGCATGTAGACATTCGGGAGGCATATGAATTTCTCATGCAACTCCTCCTGGTCCGGCAACTTGAAATGGTAGAATCCGGTATGGTGCCCGAAAATTTCATAGACCCCGGCGAGCTTTCAGAATTGGAAAGAAAGATGCTGAAAGAGGTATTTTCCGTAATCAATCGGATGCTTGTCCATGTCAAACAACAGTTTCCGATCGCTGTCTGA
- a CDS encoding DUF294 nucleotidyltransferase-like domain-containing protein: MNQQSIFHEADPEVVLDFLRKTIPFNELDDDAQRDLANHCTVDFFPKDTLVLQQDVSEVTHMYLIYRGGVKVYLTDVDGAVTLKDFRGEGGYFGALGLIRGSKANLNVETVEDTFCFLLEKEAFLDLIQNNPKFAQYYLKRFSEDVVYNAYNELRSRKFRARSQDAFYLFSLEIKDVIKRLPEIIHASMSIQQAAKHMSELAIGSLLIEDQAGEIAGIITDKDLRTKVVATGMGYDAPVAEIMSSPVKTIPSHVVCFDALLQMMNEQVHHLAVERGNEIIGVVTAHDIMVHQGTSPLYLFREIVAQRQIEGLYSLSQKVPLVVRSLVEEGAKANNVTRMITVLNDHIVHRLLTLLYEEMGPAPNPFCWIMFGSEGRKEQTFKTDQDNALIYQTPEDDWEAIKTAKLYFRRFGNRAIQHLEACGYPLCKGEMMASNPRWRKPYSVWKGYFDRWISAPEPEEVLNATIFFDFRPGYGQVSLGERLRDYLALQAPSKGIFLMHLAKDCLQSKPPLTFFRNFMVEKDGKYKNRLDIKTRGMVPFVDFARLMALRHGVKETNTLDRLDTLSENGHIPRELYVETREAYEFQMQLRLVHQLRMMEIGQAPHNHIDPAELSDLEKQTLKESFAVIGRIQTYVKDEFRVAE, encoded by the coding sequence ATGAATCAGCAATCAATTTTCCATGAGGCCGATCCGGAAGTTGTCCTGGATTTCCTTCGAAAAACGATTCCATTCAACGAGCTGGATGACGATGCTCAAAGAGATCTTGCCAATCATTGCACTGTAGACTTCTTTCCGAAAGATACCCTGGTGCTTCAACAGGACGTCAGCGAAGTCACGCACATGTACCTGATCTACAGAGGCGGCGTAAAGGTGTACCTGACGGATGTCGACGGGGCGGTCACCTTGAAAGATTTCCGTGGAGAAGGAGGATACTTCGGTGCTCTTGGACTCATCAGAGGATCGAAGGCCAATCTGAATGTAGAAACGGTCGAGGACACCTTCTGCTTTCTTCTGGAAAAAGAAGCTTTTCTGGATCTTATCCAGAACAATCCCAAGTTTGCGCAATATTATCTGAAACGTTTTTCGGAAGACGTCGTGTACAATGCATACAACGAGCTTCGCAGCAGAAAATTCAGAGCTCGGTCTCAAGATGCTTTTTATCTGTTCAGTCTGGAGATCAAGGATGTAATCAAGCGACTTCCCGAGATTATCCACGCGTCCATGAGCATACAGCAGGCAGCGAAGCACATGTCCGAACTGGCTATAGGCTCGCTCCTCATCGAGGACCAGGCAGGAGAAATTGCAGGGATAATCACAGATAAAGATCTCCGTACCAAAGTAGTAGCCACCGGAATGGGCTACGATGCCCCAGTTGCCGAGATCATGTCAAGCCCGGTGAAGACTATACCATCCCATGTGGTTTGTTTTGACGCTCTTCTGCAGATGATGAACGAGCAGGTGCATCATCTCGCGGTGGAACGCGGCAATGAGATAATCGGAGTAGTCACGGCACACGACATAATGGTTCACCAAGGGACATCGCCACTCTACCTTTTCCGTGAAATAGTGGCCCAGCGTCAGATCGAGGGATTGTACTCGCTGTCTCAAAAGGTGCCGCTCGTTGTCAGGTCACTTGTGGAAGAAGGAGCCAAAGCCAACAATGTGACCCGTATGATTACGGTCCTAAACGACCACATTGTGCACCGGCTGCTGACTCTGCTTTACGAAGAGATGGGACCGGCACCGAATCCGTTCTGCTGGATAATGTTCGGCAGCGAAGGACGCAAGGAACAAACGTTCAAGACCGATCAGGATAATGCGCTTATCTATCAGACTCCCGAAGACGATTGGGAAGCGATAAAGACTGCCAAATTGTACTTTCGCCGATTCGGGAATCGGGCGATACAGCACCTGGAAGCCTGTGGATATCCCTTGTGCAAAGGGGAAATGATGGCTTCCAACCCTCGGTGGCGCAAACCCTATTCAGTATGGAAAGGTTACTTCGACAGATGGATTTCCGCACCGGAACCCGAAGAAGTGTTGAATGCGACCATCTTCTTCGATTTCAGACCTGGATACGGTCAGGTAAGTCTCGGTGAGCGTTTAAGGGATTATCTTGCTTTGCAGGCGCCTTCCAAGGGAATTTTCCTGATGCATCTCGCGAAAGATTGTCTGCAGAGCAAACCTCCACTTACTTTCTTCAGAAACTTCATGGTGGAAAAGGACGGCAAATACAAGAACCGTCTCGACATAAAAACTCGCGGCATGGTGCCCTTCGTCGATTTCGCCCGTCTCATGGCCTTGAGGCATGGCGTAAAGGAGACCAATACACTGGATCGACTCGACACGCTCTCAGAGAACGGTCATATTCCGCGGGAGCTTTACGTGGAGACTCGAGAAGCGTACGAGTTTCAAATGCAACTCAGACTTGTTCATCAACTGCGTATGATGGAAATAGGGCAGGCACCGCACAACCATATCGATCCGGCTGAGTTGTCGGATCTCGAAAAGCAGACACTCAAGGAATCCTTTGCTGTAATCGGTAGAATTCAGACGTATGTGAAGGATGAGTTCAGAGTCGCCGAATAG
- a CDS encoding propionyl-CoA synthetase, which translates to MKYQEAYRESLENPESFWGRAAEELVWDRKWDKVLEFSNPPFYKWFKGGMLNTCFNAVDYHVQQGRGDQVAVIYDSPVTNTIQKITYSQLQDRVARIAGFLQKLGVAKGHTVLIYMPMIPEALMSMLACARLGAIHSVVFGGFASRELAIRIDDAKPKVILSASCGIEVQRVIPYKPLLDEAIDIADHKPETCVILQRPQAKAELKQTRDLEWADLEGKAEPVGCVSVEATDPLYILYTSGTTGKPKGVVRDNGGHAVALKWSMKHIYGIEPGDVYWAASDVGWVVGHSYIVYGPLLMGATTIVYEGKPVGTPDPGAFWRLISQHGVKALFTAPTAIRAIKREDPKGEYLRKYDISSFDTLFLAGERLDPDTYYWASELLQVPVIDHWWQTETGWAIAGNFRGLELFPTKAGSATKPMPGYNVKILDGGTAEELGPNQNGVIVVKLPLPPCNLPTLWQDDRRFVESYMSPFPGYYLTGDGGYIDEDGYVFVMGRIDDVINVAGHRLSTGGMEEVLATHPNVAECAVVGAADSLKGQVPVGFVVLKAGVSRPHDEIVGELVQMVRKEIGPIAAFKQAAVVNRLPKTRSGKVLRGTMRKIADGESYKVPSTIDDPAILEEIGSAVLTIGYGKKAN; encoded by the coding sequence ATGAAGTATCAGGAAGCGTACCGAGAATCTCTAGAAAATCCGGAATCCTTCTGGGGAAGAGCTGCTGAAGAGCTCGTGTGGGACCGAAAATGGGATAAGGTGCTGGAATTCTCGAATCCCCCTTTTTATAAGTGGTTTAAAGGCGGCATGCTGAATACCTGTTTCAATGCAGTCGACTACCACGTTCAACAGGGCCGCGGAGATCAGGTGGCGGTCATTTACGATAGCCCGGTAACTAACACCATTCAGAAAATCACTTACTCGCAGTTGCAGGACAGGGTGGCTCGTATTGCGGGTTTCTTGCAGAAATTAGGTGTTGCCAAAGGGCATACGGTTCTCATCTACATGCCCATGATCCCCGAAGCTCTCATGTCCATGCTGGCATGCGCGCGGCTCGGCGCCATTCATTCGGTCGTTTTCGGCGGATTTGCCTCCAGAGAATTGGCTATCAGAATCGACGATGCCAAGCCGAAGGTAATCTTGTCTGCGTCCTGCGGTATTGAAGTGCAGCGCGTCATCCCTTACAAGCCGCTTCTTGACGAAGCAATAGATATTGCGGACCACAAGCCCGAAACATGCGTCATCCTGCAAAGGCCGCAAGCGAAAGCAGAGTTGAAACAAACGAGAGACCTTGAGTGGGCCGATCTGGAAGGAAAAGCAGAACCTGTGGGATGCGTTTCCGTAGAAGCGACCGATCCTTTGTACATTCTTTATACTTCCGGAACCACAGGGAAGCCGAAAGGAGTCGTTCGGGACAACGGCGGACATGCAGTCGCACTGAAGTGGAGCATGAAACACATCTACGGCATCGAACCGGGAGATGTGTACTGGGCCGCTTCAGACGTGGGGTGGGTTGTGGGGCATTCTTACATCGTGTACGGTCCGTTGCTCATGGGAGCCACTACCATAGTATACGAAGGGAAGCCCGTGGGAACTCCCGATCCGGGTGCGTTCTGGCGACTTATATCTCAGCATGGTGTCAAAGCTTTGTTCACTGCCCCTACCGCAATCCGAGCCATTAAACGAGAGGACCCCAAAGGCGAGTACCTCAGGAAATATGACATATCATCGTTCGATACCCTTTTCCTTGCAGGAGAAAGACTTGACCCTGACACTTATTATTGGGCTTCCGAGCTCTTGCAGGTTCCTGTCATCGACCACTGGTGGCAAACTGAAACCGGGTGGGCGATTGCAGGCAACTTTAGAGGTCTGGAGCTATTTCCCACGAAAGCCGGCTCAGCTACCAAACCCATGCCCGGATATAATGTGAAGATCCTCGACGGAGGAACCGCCGAAGAACTGGGACCCAATCAAAACGGTGTGATTGTGGTGAAACTGCCTTTACCCCCCTGCAATCTACCAACGCTCTGGCAGGACGATCGGCGATTTGTAGAATCGTACATGAGCCCGTTTCCCGGATATTATCTTACCGGTGACGGTGGATATATCGATGAAGACGGTTACGTCTTCGTCATGGGTCGTATTGACGACGTCATAAATGTGGCAGGACACCGGCTATCTACCGGAGGCATGGAAGAAGTTCTGGCGACTCATCCGAATGTCGCTGAATGTGCGGTAGTAGGTGCTGCCGACAGCCTCAAAGGGCAGGTCCCGGTAGGATTTGTAGTACTCAAAGCCGGAGTGAGCAGGCCTCATGACGAGATAGTCGGCGAGCTTGTCCAAATGGTGCGGAAGGAAATCGGACCCATCGCCGCGTTCAAACAGGCCGCTGTCGTGAACCGTCTTCCCAAAACGCGCTCCGGAAAAGTGCTCAGGGGAACCATGCGCAAGATTGCAGACGGTGAAAGCTACAAAGTTCCCTCTACCATTGACGATCCGGCGATTCTTGAGGAAATCGGTTCCGCTGTCCTGACGATTGGATACGGAAAAAAAGCGAACTGA
- a CDS encoding acetate--CoA ligase, with product MHHASRVYESHLRKFAKTAHVKGMEEYTSLYRQSIDNPELFWSEQARKHLHWFKDWDFVVRFDPDEARAAWFGGGTLNAAYNCLDRHLDTRGDSIAIYWEGVESEADRTLTFSQLNELVNAFAAVFKARGLGRGDRIAIHMPMIPEFAAAILACARIGAVHCCVCLGFGRESLVSRINDTGAKVLVTADGSRVEGNPIGLSGKMSRCLEACPHLESVIVVNHLGLDLNLKSPRTVWFHEVASDLSQSHIVQSEHMDAEDPLFVFYTSAAIGKPRGLVYAHGGYLLWAAMSTRLILDLQDTDRYWCTEDFGWMPGLTLGLYGALLNGVGTVMFEGAPWDSSGKRFWEIIEKHRITKLSTTPTLVRTFAASGSASSSHPGHSSLEVLSNLWEPFSPDTWEWLFENVGNGNCPVMNMWWQAESGGPMISSFPGVTPVKPGSVSFPLFGVEPIILDLDTGEETRYPNQEGALLIGKPWPGMVRTIFANHDEYRDAYYAPIPGLFITSDGAKIDEDGYYWITGRIDDVIKVSGRCVGAWEIETALGSHPAVSEATAVGIPHPLKGQGIYLFVTLNPGYERSETLREELANLLLDNIGTMALPDIVQWAKALPKTRSGKILRRLLQKIAAGHVNDLGDTATVADPAVLETLIKERLGFL from the coding sequence ATGCATCATGCTTCACGCGTATATGAATCTCATTTAAGAAAATTCGCAAAAACTGCTCACGTGAAAGGTATGGAAGAGTACACGTCATTGTATCGACAGTCGATCGACAATCCCGAACTCTTCTGGTCGGAACAGGCTCGGAAACACCTACACTGGTTTAAAGACTGGGACTTTGTTGTGCGTTTCGATCCTGATGAGGCCAGGGCTGCATGGTTCGGAGGGGGAACACTGAATGCGGCGTATAATTGTCTGGACCGACATCTCGACACTCGGGGAGACAGTATTGCTATTTACTGGGAAGGTGTCGAATCGGAAGCCGACAGGACTTTGACATTCTCTCAGCTCAATGAGCTGGTGAACGCTTTTGCAGCGGTTTTTAAAGCGCGTGGACTGGGGAGGGGCGATCGAATAGCGATCCACATGCCCATGATTCCCGAATTCGCTGCGGCAATATTGGCATGTGCCCGGATAGGGGCTGTGCATTGCTGCGTATGCCTGGGATTCGGCCGAGAATCGTTAGTGTCGAGAATCAACGATACCGGAGCAAAAGTATTAGTGACAGCGGATGGATCTCGCGTGGAGGGAAATCCGATCGGCCTCAGCGGAAAAATGAGTAGATGTCTTGAAGCATGTCCCCATCTCGAATCCGTGATCGTGGTGAATCACCTCGGGCTCGATTTGAACCTGAAATCCCCTCGAACAGTATGGTTTCATGAAGTCGCTTCGGATTTGTCTCAATCGCATATAGTTCAGTCGGAGCACATGGATGCGGAAGACCCCCTGTTCGTCTTTTATACCAGTGCAGCCATCGGCAAACCGAGAGGCCTTGTTTACGCTCATGGGGGTTATCTGCTCTGGGCTGCAATGAGCACACGGTTGATCCTGGATTTACAGGATACGGACAGATATTGGTGCACTGAAGATTTTGGCTGGATGCCGGGACTTACCCTCGGTCTTTATGGAGCATTGCTCAATGGGGTAGGGACAGTGATGTTTGAAGGAGCGCCCTGGGATTCGTCAGGCAAGAGATTTTGGGAGATTATTGAAAAGCATCGGATTACCAAGTTATCTACCACTCCCACTCTTGTCCGGACCTTTGCCGCTTCCGGCTCTGCATCTTCATCGCATCCCGGGCATTCGTCACTCGAGGTGCTGAGCAATCTTTGGGAGCCCTTCTCTCCGGATACATGGGAATGGCTTTTCGAGAATGTGGGAAACGGCAACTGCCCTGTGATGAACATGTGGTGGCAAGCCGAATCCGGAGGTCCTATGATTTCTTCGTTTCCGGGAGTGACTCCGGTTAAACCGGGGTCGGTCTCTTTTCCTCTTTTCGGAGTGGAACCGATCATCTTGGACCTCGATACAGGAGAAGAGACCCGCTATCCGAATCAGGAAGGCGCTCTGCTCATTGGAAAACCCTGGCCCGGGATGGTTCGCACGATATTCGCCAATCACGACGAATATCGGGACGCATATTACGCTCCTATTCCCGGACTCTTCATTACAAGTGATGGGGCCAAGATAGACGAAGACGGCTATTATTGGATTACCGGAAGGATTGACGATGTCATTAAGGTCTCCGGCAGGTGTGTAGGTGCGTGGGAAATCGAGACTGCTCTTGGATCGCATCCTGCCGTGAGTGAGGCGACTGCCGTAGGGATTCCTCATCCGCTGAAAGGGCAGGGTATCTATCTCTTTGTTACCCTTAATCCCGGTTATGAACGGTCCGAAACTCTCAGAGAGGAATTGGCAAATCTACTCCTGGATAACATCGGTACGATGGCTCTTCCCGACATAGTCCAATGGGCAAAAGCACTTCCCAAGACTCGCAGCGGAAAAATTCTGAGACGCTTACTCCAGAAGATTGCAGCCGGGCACGTAAACGATCTCGGCGATACTGCAACGGTGGCAGATCCGGCTGTTTTGGAGACTCTGATCAAGGAAAGATTGGGGTTTCTCTAA